In Halobaculum sp. XH14, a single genomic region encodes these proteins:
- a CDS encoding CDP-4-keto-6-deoxy-D-glucose-3-dehydrase has protein sequence MLAVTGGKGGSGKTTTTLGLARAIDAPTLAVDADWDLPDLHALAGVSSAWQGDSVQRAAAEAAAADGTRVLPAPADREDREVDAVLHAVGSLDRLALVDCPAGAGPDAVAPLRVADAAILAVTPCAPAVRDAAKATAMARRVGTPVVGAVLTRAHAVPPGIDDVLDCPVLARIPAVDPEVLSTARVRSAYESAAAELPALSTRRVG, from the coding sequence ATGCTCGCAGTCACGGGCGGCAAGGGCGGCTCCGGCAAGACTACGACGACGCTCGGGCTGGCCCGCGCCATCGACGCCCCGACCCTCGCGGTCGACGCCGACTGGGACCTCCCGGACCTCCACGCGCTCGCGGGCGTCTCCAGCGCGTGGCAAGGTGACTCCGTCCAGCGGGCGGCGGCCGAGGCAGCCGCCGCCGACGGGACGCGCGTCCTCCCCGCGCCGGCCGACCGCGAGGACCGGGAAGTCGACGCCGTGCTCCACGCGGTCGGTTCGCTGGATCGGCTCGCGCTCGTGGACTGTCCGGCCGGTGCCGGCCCCGACGCGGTCGCGCCGCTCCGGGTCGCCGACGCCGCGATACTCGCGGTCACCCCGTGTGCGCCCGCGGTGCGCGACGCCGCGAAGGCGACCGCGATGGCCCGACGGGTCGGGACGCCGGTCGTCGGCGCCGTGCTCACCCGTGCCCACGCGGTTCCACCCGGCATCGACGACGTGCTCGACTGTCCGGTGCTCGCCAGAATCCCGGCGGTCGACCCCGAGGTGCTCTCGACCGCCCGCGTTCGGTCCGCCTACGAGTC